The following are from one region of the Streptomyces rubrogriseus genome:
- a CDS encoding DUF6286 domain-containing protein yields the protein MSEPQGSGTGEGSTQRLPVVERDTHPGAAPSPDRHEPGPPDASGNGRAGRFWSVRRVPAGLVALLLLLLAGAFLYDVVAVRAGRSALGWRRDLARQLAERPVDDTWVLVGAGVAAALGLWLLVLALTPGLRRVLPMRRTHPDVRAGLHRDAAATVLRDRAMEVSGVQSARVRMRRRRARVRALSHFRELDDVRADLDGVLDDAVRGLGLARPPAVSLRVARPGRKG from the coding sequence ATGAGCGAGCCGCAGGGCTCCGGGACGGGAGAAGGCAGCACCCAGCGCCTGCCCGTCGTGGAACGCGACACCCACCCGGGTGCGGCACCGTCGCCGGACCGGCACGAGCCCGGCCCCCCGGACGCGTCCGGGAACGGACGGGCGGGCCGGTTCTGGTCCGTGCGCCGCGTCCCCGCCGGTCTCGTCGCGCTGCTGCTCCTGCTCCTCGCCGGGGCCTTCCTCTACGACGTCGTCGCCGTGCGCGCCGGCCGGTCCGCGCTCGGCTGGCGCCGCGACCTGGCCCGGCAACTCGCCGAACGGCCCGTCGACGACACCTGGGTGCTGGTCGGCGCGGGCGTCGCCGCGGCCCTCGGCCTCTGGCTGCTCGTGCTGGCCCTCACCCCCGGACTGCGCCGGGTGCTGCCGATGCGGCGCACGCACCCGGACGTACGCGCCGGGCTGCACCGGGACGCCGCCGCCACGGTGCTGCGCGACCGGGCCATGGAGGTCTCCGGGGTGCAGTCGGCGCGGGTGCGGATGCGCCGCCGCCGGGCCCGGGTACGGGCGCTGTCGCACTTCCGGGAGCTGGACGACGTACGGGCCGACCTGGACGGTGTGCTCGACGACGCGGTGCGCGGCCTCGGCCTGGCCCGGCCGCCCGCCGTGTCGCTGCGGGTGGCGCGCCCCGGACGGAAAGGGTGA
- a CDS encoding Asp23/Gls24 family envelope stress response protein, which translates to MSDMESHRSGQDTIETPGTAKGQTIRRGGGDPGTRGRTTIADGVVEKITGMAARDVSGVHAMGSGMSRTFGAVRDRVPGGTKSGVTRGVKAEVGEKQTALDLEIVVEYGVSIADVARDVRENVVAAVERMTGLEVVEVNIAVSDVKLPDEEDEEPEPRIR; encoded by the coding sequence ATGAGCGACATGGAGAGCCACCGGAGCGGGCAGGACACGATCGAGACCCCCGGTACGGCCAAGGGCCAGACGATTCGGCGCGGCGGCGGAGACCCCGGCACCCGGGGACGCACCACCATCGCCGACGGTGTCGTCGAGAAGATCACCGGAATGGCGGCACGCGACGTCTCCGGTGTGCACGCGATGGGCAGCGGGATGTCGCGCACCTTCGGCGCCGTGCGCGACCGGGTGCCCGGCGGGACCAAGTCCGGCGTGACGCGCGGGGTGAAGGCCGAGGTCGGCGAGAAGCAGACCGCCCTCGATCTGGAGATCGTCGTCGAGTACGGCGTGTCGATCGCGGACGTGGCGCGGGACGTGCGGGAGAACGTGGTGGCGGCGGTGGAGCGGATGACCGGTCTGGAGGTCGTCGAGGTCAACATCGCGGTGAGCGACGTGAAGCTGCCCGACGAGGAGGACGAGGAACCGGAGCCCCGGATCAGGTGA
- a CDS encoding S8 family serine peptidase: protein MTAPLSRHRRALAIPAGLAVAASLAFLPGTPAAATPAAEAAPSTAADATSLSYVVNVASGHRPSATVRRAIAKAGGTIVTSYDRIGVIVVHSANPDFAKTVRKVRGVQSAGATRTAPLPSAATTDTGAPQVLGGEELAAAEAASAKATGQDPLESLQWDLPAIKADKAHEKSLGSKKVTVAVIDTGVDDTHPDIAPNFDRQASVNCVAGKPDTADGAWRPSAAESPHGTHVAGEIAAAKNGVGMTGVAPGVKVAGIKVSNPDGFFYTEAVVCGFMWAAEHGVDVTNNSYYTDPWYFNCKDDPDQKALVEAVSRASRYAEKKGAVNVAAAGNENYDLSSDEITDPSSPNDTTPGDRTVDPSKCLDIPTQLPGVVTVAATGAKGLKSSFSNHGLGVIDIAAPGGDSTAYQTPEPPATSGLILGTLPGGKWGYMAGTSMASPHVAGVAALIKSTHPHASPAMVKALLYAEADATACTKPYDIDGDGKVDAVCEGPKNRNGFYGWGMADALDAVTW from the coding sequence ATGACCGCTCCCCTCTCGCGTCACCGCCGTGCCCTCGCGATTCCGGCGGGCCTGGCCGTGGCCGCGTCGCTCGCGTTCCTGCCGGGCACCCCGGCCGCCGCGACCCCCGCGGCCGAGGCCGCGCCCTCGACGGCGGCGGACGCGACCTCGCTCAGCTACGTCGTCAACGTCGCCTCCGGGCACCGTCCGTCGGCCACCGTGCGGCGGGCGATAGCCAAGGCGGGCGGCACGATCGTCACGTCGTACGACCGGATCGGCGTGATCGTCGTCCACTCCGCCAACCCCGACTTCGCCAAGACCGTCCGCAAGGTGCGCGGCGTGCAGTCGGCCGGTGCCACCCGCACCGCGCCGCTGCCCTCGGCCGCCACCACGGACACGGGCGCGCCGCAGGTGCTCGGCGGCGAGGAACTGGCCGCCGCCGAGGCCGCCTCCGCGAAGGCCACGGGCCAGGACCCGCTGGAGTCGCTCCAGTGGGACCTGCCCGCCATCAAGGCGGACAAGGCGCACGAGAAGTCGCTGGGCAGCAAGAAGGTGACCGTCGCCGTCATCGACACCGGTGTGGACGACACCCACCCGGACATCGCCCCGAACTTCGACCGGCAGGCGTCGGTCAACTGCGTGGCGGGCAAGCCGGACACCGCCGACGGGGCCTGGCGGCCGAGCGCGGCGGAGAGCCCGCACGGCACCCACGTGGCCGGGGAGATAGCCGCCGCCAAGAACGGCGTCGGCATGACCGGCGTGGCACCCGGGGTGAAGGTGGCCGGCATCAAGGTCTCCAACCCGGACGGCTTCTTTTACACCGAGGCCGTGGTCTGCGGCTTCATGTGGGCGGCCGAGCACGGCGTCGACGTGACCAACAACAGCTATTACACCGACCCGTGGTACTTCAACTGCAAGGACGACCCGGACCAGAAGGCGCTCGTCGAGGCCGTCTCGCGGGCCTCCCGGTACGCGGAGAAGAAGGGCGCGGTCAACGTCGCCGCGGCCGGCAACGAGAACTACGACCTCAGCTCCGACGAGATCACCGACCCGTCCTCGCCCAACGACACCACGCCCGGCGACCGGACCGTCGACCCGTCGAAGTGCCTGGACATCCCGACCCAGCTGCCTGGTGTCGTGACGGTCGCGGCGACCGGTGCGAAGGGCCTCAAGTCGTCCTTCTCCAACCACGGCCTCGGCGTCATCGACATCGCCGCGCCCGGCGGCGACTCGACGGCCTACCAGACCCCGGAGCCGCCCGCCACCAGCGGCCTGATCCTGGGCACGCTGCCCGGCGGCAAGTGGGGCTACATGGCCGGTACGTCGATGGCCTCGCCGCACGTCGCGGGCGTCGCCGCCCTCATCAAGTCGACGCACCCGCACGCCTCCCCCGCCATGGTGAAGGCCCTGCTGTACGCCGAGGCCGACGCCACGGCGTGCACCAAGCCGTACGACATCGACGGCGACGGCAAGGTCGACGCGGTGTGCGAGGGCCCGAAGAACCGCAACGGCTTCTACGGCTGGGGCATGGCCGACGCGCTGGACGCGGTGACCTGGTAG
- a CDS encoding CopD family protein has product MTSIRPPFRTTDTGRHSRPSGTGRTVVVLVLVALGALIPVLGPSPALHGTGEAEAPGTGGIALLRAVLFAALSVPLGELFANRLARSLPGAPPERPRSWSPYAAAVGLAAALGLASVVATGNLVPDSVADIDVGGLYESRDGKLALLEVNGFLAAWLCATSRRPGLQVWPLAAVIVADALRAHPTTEYSPLLGSGLTLVHLTCASLWVGGLLYVLRTLRRWGATEAGPALLGLYARVAAVLLAALTATGVCSSLRRMPAGTILDQLTDTAYGRVLLAKVLLVAAVAALALWARIRLSRAADPLTACSPARAEVVALGVVVAVSGLLTALPVPIRW; this is encoded by the coding sequence GTGACCTCGATACGCCCCCCGTTCCGGACCACCGACACCGGACGCCACTCACGGCCCTCCGGCACCGGCCGGACGGTCGTCGTACTCGTGCTGGTGGCCCTGGGCGCGCTGATACCCGTGCTCGGCCCCTCCCCCGCGCTGCACGGCACCGGGGAGGCCGAGGCTCCCGGCACCGGTGGCATCGCCCTGCTGCGCGCGGTGCTCTTCGCCGCGCTGAGCGTTCCGCTCGGCGAACTCTTCGCGAACCGGCTGGCCCGGTCGCTGCCCGGCGCTCCCCCGGAGCGGCCCCGCAGCTGGTCGCCGTACGCGGCCGCCGTCGGTCTCGCAGCCGCGCTGGGGCTGGCCTCGGTGGTGGCCACGGGCAACCTGGTGCCGGACTCCGTCGCCGACATCGACGTCGGCGGTCTCTACGAGTCCCGTGACGGCAAGCTCGCACTGCTGGAGGTCAACGGATTCCTCGCGGCCTGGCTGTGCGCGACCTCACGGCGGCCCGGGCTCCAGGTGTGGCCGCTGGCCGCGGTGATCGTCGCGGACGCACTCCGCGCGCACCCCACGACCGAGTACAGCCCGCTGCTCGGCTCCGGGCTGACCCTCGTCCATCTGACGTGCGCCTCCCTGTGGGTGGGCGGTCTGCTCTACGTTCTGCGGACCCTGCGGCGCTGGGGGGCGACGGAGGCGGGGCCGGCCCTGCTGGGGCTCTACGCGCGCGTGGCGGCCGTTCTGCTGGCGGCCCTGACGGCCACCGGGGTGTGCAGTTCGCTGCGCCGGATGCCGGCCGGCACGATCCTGGACCAGCTGACGGACACCGCCTACGGGCGGGTCCTGCTGGCCAAGGTGCTCCTGGTGGCCGCCGTCGCCGCTCTCGCGCTGTGGGCCCGGATCCGGCTGAGCCGCGCGGCCGACCCGCTGACCGCCTGCTCCCCCGCGCGCGCGGAGGTCGTCGCGCTGGGCGTGGTGGTGGCGGTGTCGGGGCTTCTGACGGCCCTTCCGGTGCCGATCCGTTGGTGA
- a CDS encoding SDR family oxidoreductase has protein sequence MDLGLKDRVYVVTGATRGLGNAAARELVADGAKVVVTGRDEKSVAEAASALGPEVVGVAADNADPEAAGRLIATARERFGRFDGVLISVGGPPPGFVADTTDEQWQSAFESVFLGAVRLARAAAAELSDGGVIGFVLSGSVHEPIPGLTISNGLRPGLAGFAKSLADELGPRGIRVVGLLPGRVDTDRVRELDGLSADPEATRAAAESRIPLRRYGAPEEFGRASAFLLSPAASYITGVMLPVDGGVRHGF, from the coding sequence ATGGATCTTGGACTGAAGGACCGGGTGTACGTCGTCACGGGTGCCACCCGGGGCCTGGGCAACGCCGCCGCGCGCGAGCTGGTCGCCGACGGGGCGAAGGTGGTCGTCACGGGGCGGGACGAGAAGAGCGTCGCGGAGGCGGCCTCGGCGCTGGGCCCGGAGGTGGTCGGGGTCGCCGCGGACAACGCCGACCCGGAGGCCGCCGGGCGGCTGATCGCCACCGCGCGTGAGCGCTTCGGCCGTTTCGACGGCGTGCTGATCAGCGTGGGCGGGCCGCCGCCCGGGTTCGTCGCCGACACCACGGACGAGCAGTGGCAGTCGGCGTTCGAGTCGGTGTTCCTCGGCGCGGTGCGGCTGGCCCGGGCGGCGGCGGCCGAGCTGTCGGACGGCGGGGTGATCGGGTTCGTGCTGTCGGGCTCGGTGCACGAGCCGATCCCCGGCCTGACCATCTCCAACGGCCTGCGCCCCGGGCTCGCGGGGTTCGCCAAGTCCCTCGCCGACGAGCTGGGCCCGCGCGGCATCCGCGTCGTCGGCCTGCTGCCGGGGCGCGTCGACACCGACCGGGTGCGCGAGCTGGACGGGCTGTCGGCCGACCCGGAGGCGACCAGGGCGGCCGCCGAGTCCCGCATCCCGCTGCGCCGCTACGGCGCCCCGGAGGAGTTCGGCCGCGCGTCGGCGTTCCTGCTCTCCCCCGCGGCGTCGTACATCACGGGCGTGATGCTGCCGGTGGACGGCGGCGTGCGGCACGGGTTCTGA
- a CDS encoding helix-turn-helix domain-containing protein, with protein MAETLKKGSRVTGAARDKLAADLKKKYDAGASIRALAEETGRSYGFVHRMLSESGVTLRGRGGATRGKKATSA; from the coding sequence GTGGCCGAGACTCTGAAGAAGGGCAGCCGGGTTACCGGCGCCGCGCGCGACAAGCTCGCGGCAGACCTGAAGAAGAAGTACGACGCCGGTGCGAGCATCCGGGCGTTGGCCGAGGAAACCGGCCGCTCGTATGGCTTTGTGCACCGCATGCTCAGCGAGTCGGGCGTCACGCTCCGAGGGCGTGGCGGGGCTACCCGGGGCAAGAAGGCCACTTCGGCCTGA
- a CDS encoding DEDDh family exonuclease, with the protein MLEDRTTAAPSATAWPAAYPQGYAVVDVETTGLARDDRIISAAVYRLDARGEVEDHWYTLVNPQRDPGPVWIHGLTSDVLRDAPLFPDVAEEFAARLDGRVLVAHNAVFDWQMIAREYARAEREAPVRQRLCTIALSKALDLPLPNHRLESLAAHFGVVQQRAHHALDDARVLAEAFRPSLLAAAAGDVRLPLHECRPLTEWSDRPAPRIGQQAGYGSYRPTSWRPARKRPACPYPNPGRYEEGKRLKQGMRVAFSGDTSVERDLLEDRAVDAGLHVATSLSRLTSLLVTNDPDSGTSKVVKARQFGTPVVDEAAFGQLLADVEPADAKP; encoded by the coding sequence ATGCTCGAAGACCGCACGACCGCAGCGCCGTCCGCCACGGCGTGGCCGGCCGCGTATCCCCAGGGTTACGCGGTCGTCGACGTGGAGACCACCGGCCTGGCCCGCGACGACCGCATCATCTCGGCGGCCGTCTACCGGCTGGACGCCCGCGGCGAGGTCGAGGACCACTGGTACACCCTGGTCAATCCGCAGCGCGATCCGGGCCCGGTGTGGATACACGGTCTGACCAGCGACGTGCTCCGGGACGCACCGCTCTTCCCGGACGTAGCCGAGGAGTTCGCGGCCCGGCTCGACGGGCGGGTCCTCGTCGCGCACAACGCGGTCTTCGACTGGCAGATGATCGCCCGTGAGTACGCGCGCGCGGAGCGCGAGGCGCCGGTGCGTCAACGCCTGTGCACCATCGCCCTGTCCAAGGCACTGGACCTGCCGCTGCCCAACCACAGGCTGGAGTCGCTGGCCGCGCACTTCGGCGTCGTGCAGCAGCGGGCGCACCACGCGCTGGACGACGCGCGGGTGCTGGCGGAGGCGTTCCGGCCGAGTCTGCTCGCCGCGGCGGCCGGGGACGTGCGGCTGCCGCTGCACGAGTGCCGGCCGCTGACCGAGTGGTCGGACCGGCCCGCGCCCCGGATCGGGCAGCAGGCGGGCTACGGGAGCTACCGGCCGACCAGTTGGCGCCCCGCCCGCAAAAGGCCCGCATGCCCCTATCCCAACCCTGGCCGGTACGAAGAGGGCAAACGACTCAAGCAGGGCATGCGGGTCGCCTTCTCGGGTGACACCTCCGTCGAGCGCGACCTGCTGGAGGACCGCGCCGTCGACGCGGGCCTGCACGTCGCGACCAGCCTGTCCCGGCTGACCAGCCTGCTGGTCACCAACGACCCGGACTCGGGCACCTCCAAGGTGGTCAAGGCCCGCCAGTTCGGGACTCCGGTGGTGGACGAGGCGGCCTTCGGGCAACTGCTCGCGGACGTCGAACCTGCGGACGCCAAGCCCTGA
- a CDS encoding nucleopolyhedrovirus P10 family protein: MTTADRWTRAVREQLGLGRLLPLGGPGDGAWIAERAAREVLLAAARGVAGVRPGDLRVGLADPDDVREPAVPLPPGALPPGPLRVTADFAAVVGQTAAAAEPLPATAARLRAALAEAAAARLGLVAVDVDLRVTGLLDETPEAGPEAGPEPGPVDTADAAGMADTETDGDGGSEASGDEGRVARAALAVPGVVRLTGVLGRPVHLTEPPPQEGALPRRHVRVELAVRADHRAVEVARRVRAAVSEAVADRPSVAVVVTRTDVG; this comes from the coding sequence ATGACTACGGCAGACCGGTGGACTCGGGCGGTGCGGGAGCAGTTGGGTCTCGGCAGGCTGCTGCCCCTGGGCGGCCCGGGGGACGGTGCCTGGATCGCCGAGCGGGCGGCACGGGAGGTGCTGCTGGCGGCGGCCCGGGGAGTGGCGGGGGTGCGTCCGGGTGACCTGCGGGTCGGGCTCGCGGACCCGGACGACGTGCGCGAGCCCGCCGTACCGCTTCCGCCGGGTGCGCTGCCGCCCGGTCCGCTGCGGGTGACGGCCGACTTCGCGGCGGTCGTGGGGCAGACGGCGGCGGCCGCGGAGCCCCTGCCGGCGACGGCCGCGCGCCTGCGGGCCGCGCTGGCGGAGGCGGCGGCCGCGCGGCTCGGTCTCGTGGCGGTGGACGTGGACCTGCGGGTGACCGGCCTGCTCGACGAAACGCCGGAGGCGGGTCCGGAGGCCGGGCCCGAGCCGGGACCCGTCGACACGGCCGACGCGGCCGGCATGGCCGACACCGAAACCGACGGCGACGGCGGAAGCGAAGCGAGCGGGGACGAGGGGCGCGTCGCCCGGGCCGCGCTGGCGGTGCCGGGCGTGGTGCGGCTGACGGGCGTACTGGGCCGTCCGGTGCACCTCACCGAGCCGCCACCGCAGGAGGGTGCCCTGCCGCGCCGCCACGTCCGGGTGGAGCTGGCGGTGCGGGCGGACCACCGGGCCGTCGAGGTGGCCCGGCGGGTCCGCGCGGCGGTGTCCGAGGCGGTGGCGGACCGTCCGTCGGTGGCGGTGGTGGTGACACGGACGGACGTCGGCTGA
- a CDS encoding glycoside hydrolase family 15 protein, translating into MHPHIEDYALIGDQQTAALVSTDGSVDWLCLPRFDSAACFAKLLGDEENGHWRIAPKGAERCTRRAYRRDTLVLDTEWETEDGAVRVTDLMPQRDRAPDLVRIVEGLSGEVTVHSVLRLRFDHGSIVPWVRRADGHRVAVAGPDSAWLRSEPEVHSWGQDFGTHAEFTVAAGDKVAFVLTWHPSHEPRPPLIDPYMSLEHSVEDWREWAARCRYDGPYRDAVVRSLITLKALTYKPTGGIVAAPTTSLPEEPGGVRNWDYRFCWLRDSTLTLGALLSAGYLEEAEAWRDWLLRAVAGNPADLQIMYGVAGERRLPESELPWLSGFAGSAPVRIGNDAVNQLQLDVYGEVMDSLSLARLAGMRPRPQMWELQCALMDFLATVWREPDEGLWEVRGGRRQFVHSKVMTWVALDRAVRTLEHHPELGGGDLDGWRALRDEVHREVCEKGYDPVRNTFTQYYGSRELDASLLLVPRVGFLPPDDPRVIGTVDAIGAELTRDGLVRRYSTEGRQVDGLPGGEGTFLVCSFWYADALHATGRTKEARELFERLVGLANDVGLLAEEYDPVAGHQLGNFPQAFSHVGLVNTALALFGGEGAG; encoded by the coding sequence GTGCACCCCCACATCGAGGACTACGCGCTCATCGGCGACCAGCAGACCGCGGCCCTGGTCTCCACGGACGGCTCCGTGGACTGGCTCTGCCTGCCCCGCTTCGACTCGGCCGCCTGCTTCGCCAAGCTGCTCGGTGACGAGGAGAACGGCCACTGGCGCATCGCCCCCAAGGGTGCGGAGCGCTGCACGCGGCGTGCCTACCGGCGGGACACCCTCGTCCTGGACACCGAGTGGGAGACCGAGGACGGTGCGGTCCGCGTCACCGACCTGATGCCCCAGCGCGACCGCGCTCCCGACCTCGTCCGCATCGTGGAGGGCCTGAGCGGCGAGGTCACCGTGCACAGCGTGCTGCGGCTGCGCTTCGACCACGGCTCGATCGTGCCGTGGGTGCGCAGGGCCGACGGGCACCGGGTGGCCGTCGCCGGGCCCGACTCGGCGTGGCTGCGCAGCGAGCCCGAGGTGCACAGCTGGGGCCAGGACTTCGGGACGCACGCCGAGTTCACCGTCGCCGCGGGCGACAAGGTCGCGTTCGTGCTGACCTGGCACCCCTCGCACGAGCCCCGGCCGCCGCTGATCGACCCGTACATGTCGCTGGAGCACAGCGTCGAGGACTGGCGCGAGTGGGCGGCACGCTGCCGCTACGACGGCCCGTACCGGGACGCCGTGGTCCGCTCCCTGATCACGCTGAAGGCACTCACGTACAAGCCCACCGGCGGCATCGTGGCCGCCCCCACCACCTCGTTGCCCGAGGAGCCGGGCGGCGTGCGCAACTGGGACTACCGCTTCTGCTGGCTGCGCGACTCCACGCTCACCCTGGGCGCCCTGCTGTCGGCGGGCTACCTGGAGGAGGCGGAGGCCTGGCGCGACTGGCTGCTGCGCGCGGTCGCGGGCAACCCGGCGGACCTGCAGATCATGTACGGCGTCGCGGGCGAGCGGCGGCTGCCCGAGTCCGAGCTGCCGTGGCTGTCCGGCTTCGCCGGTTCCGCACCCGTGCGCATCGGCAACGACGCGGTGAACCAGCTCCAGCTGGACGTGTACGGCGAGGTCATGGACTCCCTGTCGCTGGCCCGGCTGGCGGGGATGCGCCCCCGGCCGCAGATGTGGGAGTTGCAGTGCGCCCTGATGGACTTCCTGGCCACGGTGTGGCGGGAGCCGGACGAGGGGCTGTGGGAGGTGCGGGGCGGGCGGCGGCAGTTCGTGCACTCGAAGGTGATGACGTGGGTGGCCCTGGACCGGGCGGTGCGCACGCTGGAGCACCATCCCGAACTGGGCGGCGGTGACCTCGACGGCTGGCGGGCGCTGCGCGACGAGGTGCACCGCGAGGTGTGCGAGAAGGGCTACGACCCGGTGCGCAACACCTTCACCCAGTACTACGGCTCGCGGGAGCTGGACGCCTCGCTGCTGCTCGTCCCGCGCGTGGGCTTCCTGCCGCCGGACGACCCGCGGGTGATCGGCACGGTCGACGCGATCGGCGCGGAGCTGACCCGGGACGGCCTGGTCCGCCGCTACAGCACCGAGGGCCGCCAGGTCGACGGCCTGCCGGGCGGCGAGGGGACGTTCCTGGTGTGCTCGTTCTGGTACGCGGACGCCCTGCACGCGACGGGCCGGACGAAGGAGGCCCGGGAGCTGTTCGAGCGGCTGGTGGGGCTCGCCAACGACGTGGGGCTGCTGGCCGAGGAGTACGACCCGGTGGCCGGACACCAGCTGGGCAACTTCCCGCAGGCCTTCAGCCACGTCGGCCTGGTGAACACGGCCCTCGCCCTGTTCGGGGGCGAGGGGGCAGGATAG
- the amaP gene encoding alkaline shock response membrane anchor protein AmaP, whose protein sequence is MNTVLRTVNRVLTALAGLVLLALGGAVLAVGFDAPAPSWWVHQGPHDVLLSNAERTRWREAGWWWPVVIAALAVLLLLALWWLVAVVRRRRLTEVLVDTGDGEGATLRGRALEDVVAGEADRVDGVERAGVRLTGRRDAPAARVRLLLAPHVDPGTALHDLTTRALAHARDSANLASLPAEVQLRGVKHGAERVN, encoded by the coding sequence GTGAACACGGTGCTCAGGACGGTGAACCGGGTACTGACCGCACTGGCGGGCCTGGTCCTGCTGGCCCTCGGCGGCGCGGTGCTGGCCGTGGGCTTCGACGCCCCCGCACCCTCCTGGTGGGTCCACCAGGGGCCGCACGACGTGCTGCTGAGCAACGCCGAACGGACCCGGTGGCGGGAGGCCGGCTGGTGGTGGCCGGTCGTCATCGCCGCGCTCGCGGTCCTGCTGCTGCTCGCCCTGTGGTGGCTGGTCGCGGTGGTACGCCGCCGCAGGCTCACCGAGGTCCTCGTCGACACCGGGGACGGCGAGGGCGCCACGCTGCGCGGCAGGGCGCTGGAGGACGTAGTCGCCGGTGAGGCGGACCGCGTGGACGGGGTCGAACGGGCAGGCGTCCGGCTCACCGGCCGCCGCGACGCCCCGGCGGCCCGCGTCCGGCTGCTCCTGGCTCCCCACGTGGACCCGGGCACGGCCCTGCACGACCTCACCACCCGGGCCCTGGCCCACGCCCGCGACTCGGCGAACCTCGCCTCCCTCCCGGCGGAGGTCCAGCTCCGCGGCGTCAAGCACGGGGCCGAACGGGTCAACTGA
- a CDS encoding SURF1 family cytochrome oxidase biogenesis protein codes for MYRFLLSRQWVILTLLAVLLIPTMIKLGFWQMHRYEERTARNDLVARALEASPVPVESLTAPGEKITTRERYRTVTAKGSFDTDREVVVRRRTDGDDNIGYHVLTPFVLNDGKVLLVNRGWIPADGPSQTAFPKIPAPPRGELTLTGRLMPDETTEASGIKDLEGLPDRQIMLINSEQQAERLDARVLGGYVVLKTPEPKNDTPEPIGKPGNENAALNFAYAVQWWLFAAAVPVGWWFLVRREKRDRETVEDVESAEPEPATV; via the coding sequence GTGTACCGCTTCCTGTTGTCCCGCCAGTGGGTGATCCTCACGCTGCTCGCCGTGCTGCTCATCCCCACGATGATCAAGCTGGGCTTCTGGCAGATGCACCGCTACGAGGAGCGCACCGCCCGGAACGACCTGGTCGCGCGCGCGCTCGAGGCGTCACCGGTGCCCGTGGAGTCGCTGACCGCGCCCGGCGAGAAGATCACCACGCGTGAGCGGTACCGCACCGTCACCGCGAAGGGCAGCTTCGACACGGACCGCGAGGTCGTGGTCCGCCGCCGCACCGACGGCGACGACAACATCGGCTACCACGTACTGACCCCGTTCGTGCTGAACGACGGCAAGGTCCTGCTGGTCAACCGGGGCTGGATCCCCGCGGACGGCCCGAGCCAGACCGCGTTCCCGAAGATCCCCGCACCGCCCCGGGGCGAGCTGACCCTCACCGGCCGGCTGATGCCCGACGAGACGACCGAGGCGAGCGGTATCAAGGACCTCGAAGGTCTCCCGGACCGGCAGATCATGCTCATCAACAGCGAGCAGCAGGCCGAACGCCTGGACGCCCGGGTGCTCGGCGGGTACGTGGTCCTGAAGACTCCCGAGCCGAAGAACGACACCCCGGAGCCGATCGGCAAGCCCGGCAACGAGAACGCCGCGCTGAACTTCGCGTACGCCGTCCAGTGGTGGCTGTTCGCCGCGGCCGTACCGGTCGGCTGGTGGTTCCTGGTCCGCCGGGAGAAGCGCGACCGGGAGACCGTCGAGGACGTGGAGTCCGCGGAGCCGGAACCCGCGACGGTGTAG
- a CDS encoding enoyl-CoA hydratase/isomerase family protein — protein MASPAHDPGPALDQDGVRLTVDDAIATVTLTNPAKRNAQSPALWRALAEAGRLLPGSVRAVVLRAEGKSFSAGLDRQAFTPEGFDGEPSFIDLARGGDAELDAAIAEYQEAFTWWRRSDLVSVAAVQGHAIGAGFQLALACDLRVVADDVQFAMRETSLGLVPDLTGTHPLVSLVGYARALEICATGRFVAAEEAVSTGLANLAVPADQLDPAVHDLLSAILAAPRDAVVETKALLQGARTRDYEAQRTAERAAQGRRLRDLAGLGE, from the coding sequence ATGGCTTCGCCCGCCCACGACCCCGGTCCCGCACTCGACCAGGACGGCGTGCGGCTCACCGTCGACGACGCGATCGCCACGGTGACGCTGACCAACCCGGCCAAGCGCAACGCGCAGAGCCCCGCTCTGTGGCGGGCGCTCGCCGAGGCCGGCCGGCTGCTGCCGGGCTCCGTCCGCGCCGTGGTGCTGCGGGCCGAGGGCAAGTCCTTCTCGGCCGGGCTCGACCGGCAGGCGTTCACGCCCGAGGGCTTCGACGGCGAACCGTCGTTCATCGACCTGGCGCGGGGCGGCGACGCCGAGCTGGACGCGGCCATCGCCGAGTACCAGGAGGCGTTCACCTGGTGGCGGCGCAGCGACCTCGTGTCGGTCGCCGCCGTGCAGGGGCACGCCATCGGGGCCGGTTTCCAGCTGGCCCTCGCCTGCGACCTGCGGGTCGTCGCGGACGACGTGCAGTTCGCCATGCGTGAGACCAGCCTGGGCCTGGTGCCGGACCTGACGGGCACGCATCCCCTGGTGTCCCTGGTCGGGTACGCCCGCGCGCTGGAGATCTGCGCCACCGGGCGCTTCGTCGCGGCCGAGGAGGCCGTGAGCACCGGCCTGGCCAACCTCGCCGTGCCCGCGGACCAGCTCGACCCCGCCGTGCACGACCTGCTGTCCGCGATCCTGGCCGCACCGCGCGACGCGGTCGTCGAGACCAAGGCGCTGCTCCAGGGCGCCCGGACGCGGGACTACGAGGCCCAGCGCACCGCCGAACGGGCCGCGCAGGGACGCCGGCTGCGCGACCTGGCGGGCCTCGGGGAGTAG